One part of the Marinobacterium rhizophilum genome encodes these proteins:
- a CDS encoding tripartite tricarboxylate transporter TctB family protein — protein sequence MIGDRILGVVLLLLAVVYGWEAAMFPEPFGGSEAVGPETFPLLLSVILGLSSIYLLVRPDQDEEWPHLKMLAELGFVLLVLAIFTLMLQPVGFIPATTLMVSVLCWRMGAKPLPSIFTGAGSAIVVYVLFNFLLELHLPAGLLKLNGG from the coding sequence ATGATAGGGGATCGAATCCTCGGTGTAGTACTGCTCCTCCTAGCCGTAGTTTACGGCTGGGAGGCCGCCATGTTTCCAGAGCCCTTTGGTGGTTCCGAGGCTGTCGGGCCGGAAACATTCCCGCTGTTGCTGTCGGTAATTCTGGGGCTGAGCAGCATCTATCTGCTGGTACGCCCGGATCAGGACGAAGAGTGGCCACACCTGAAAATGCTGGCGGAGCTGGGCTTCGTGCTGCTGGTGCTGGCAATCTTTACCCTGATGCTGCAACCGGTGGGCTTTATTCCTGCCACAACCCTGATGGTCAGCGTGCTGTGCTGGCGCATGGGTGCCAAGCCTTTGCCGTCCATCTTTACGGGGGCGGGCAGCGCGATTGTGGTGTACGTGCTGTTCAATTTCCTGCTGGAACTGCACTTGCCGGCTGGACTCTTGAAGCTGAACGGGGGCTGA
- a CDS encoding tripartite tricarboxylate transporter permease encodes METLNFLLQGFAVALTPENLMFAAIGAILGTIIGALPGLGPANGVAILIPLAFSLGLPASSALILLTSVYAGAMYGGRISSILLNIPGDEPAMMTCLDGYPMALKGKAAEALAISAIASFIGSLLATVGLVILAPVLAKFALRFGPAEYFALFTLAFATLGGITGKNQVKTVVAACLGLMIATVGVDITTGNQRYTYNILELYEGVDFIIAIVGLFAISELLFFIEMHAGEGFKKVALNKLKLSMKDIIQVLPTSLRGSVLGFIAGVLPGAGASLGSFLSYTMEKKVVGKNGNFGEGDPRGVAAPEAGNNAAANGALVPMLTLGVPGSGTTAVLLAMLISLNIQPGPMLFTQNAELVWGVIAALFVGNLILLLLNIPMIGIFVKLLSIPPKYLMPVVTLVASVGIFAISNSPLDLYFMIGFGLMGYLLRKLHIPLVPVILGMLLGPEMEKSLRHALTLSDGDWTILWSSGLSVGIWVVAITGLVLPYIIGPVLRRRMAAAQDKEHSIVD; translated from the coding sequence ATGGAAACATTGAATTTTCTGCTGCAGGGTTTTGCCGTCGCATTGACGCCGGAAAACCTGATGTTCGCAGCCATCGGCGCCATCCTCGGTACCATTATCGGTGCGCTGCCGGGCCTGGGCCCTGCCAACGGTGTTGCCATTCTGATTCCGCTGGCATTCAGCCTGGGGCTGCCGGCAAGTTCCGCGCTGATTCTGCTGACATCGGTGTATGCCGGTGCCATGTATGGCGGCCGTATTTCCAGTATTTTGCTGAACATTCCGGGCGACGAGCCTGCGATGATGACCTGCCTTGACGGCTACCCCATGGCGTTGAAGGGCAAGGCCGCCGAAGCGCTGGCAATTTCGGCGATCGCTTCCTTTATCGGCAGCCTGCTGGCGACCGTGGGTCTGGTGATTCTGGCACCGGTATTGGCCAAGTTCGCGCTGCGCTTTGGCCCGGCCGAGTACTTTGCGCTCTTTACCCTGGCGTTTGCGACCCTGGGCGGCATTACCGGCAAAAACCAGGTGAAGACCGTGGTGGCGGCCTGTCTCGGTCTGATGATTGCCACCGTGGGTGTCGATATCACCACCGGCAACCAGCGCTACACCTACAACATTCTGGAGCTGTACGAAGGGGTGGATTTCATCATCGCCATCGTCGGTCTCTTTGCCATCAGCGAACTGCTGTTCTTTATTGAAATGCACGCCGGTGAAGGCTTCAAGAAGGTTGCCCTGAACAAGCTCAAGCTGAGCATGAAAGACATTATCCAGGTGTTGCCCACCAGCCTGCGTGGCTCCGTCCTCGGCTTTATCGCCGGTGTTCTGCCGGGTGCCGGTGCGTCCCTGGGCAGCTTCCTCAGCTATACCATGGAGAAAAAGGTCGTCGGCAAAAACGGCAACTTCGGTGAAGGTGATCCGCGTGGCGTGGCCGCGCCGGAAGCGGGCAACAATGCCGCGGCCAACGGTGCCCTGGTACCCATGCTGACGCTGGGTGTGCCGGGCAGCGGCACCACGGCGGTACTGCTGGCGATGCTGATCTCGCTGAACATTCAGCCCGGCCCGATGCTGTTCACTCAGAATGCCGAGCTGGTATGGGGCGTGATTGCGGCGCTGTTCGTCGGCAACCTGATCCTGTTGCTGCTGAACATCCCGATGATCGGCATCTTCGTCAAGCTGCTGAGCATTCCGCCCAAGTACCTGATGCCGGTGGTGACCCTGGTGGCGTCTGTCGGCATCTTTGCCATCAGCAACAGCCCGCTGGACCTGTATTTCATGATTGGTTTCGGTTTGATGGGCTATCTGCTGCGCAAGCTGCATATCCCGCTGGTACCGGTCATCCTCGGCATGCTGCTGGGGCCTGAAATGGAGAAAAGCCTGCGTCACGCCCTGACCCTGTCTGATGGCGACTGGACCATTCTCTGGAGCAGCGGCCTGTCGGTGGGCATCTGGGTAGTGGCCATTACCGGCCTGGTACTGCCGTACATCATTGGCCCGGTTCTGCGCCGTCGCATGGCCGCAGCCCAGGACAAGGAGCACAGCATCGTCGACTGA
- a CDS encoding REP-associated tyrosine transposase, whose amino-acid sequence MEYRRIRTPGGTYFFTVVLADRSSTLLVDNIEHLRHAFRHVRGEMPFRLEAAVVLPEHLHCIWTLPEDDVDYPRRWQRIKACFSSQLPKAASRSASQVAKHERGIWQRRYWEHFIRDEHDLHRHLDYIHYNPVKHGLVARPGDWPYSSFHRFVRRGYYATDWGDAPDAINAGE is encoded by the coding sequence ATGGAATACCGGCGAATACGGACGCCCGGTGGAACCTATTTTTTCACGGTGGTGCTGGCTGACCGCTCCTCGACGCTGCTGGTCGATAATATTGAGCACCTGCGTCACGCTTTTCGGCATGTCAGGGGGGAAATGCCGTTCAGGCTTGAAGCGGCTGTGGTTTTGCCTGAGCATCTGCATTGTATTTGGACGCTACCCGAAGATGATGTCGACTATCCGCGTCGGTGGCAGCGGATCAAGGCCTGTTTTTCGAGCCAGTTGCCCAAGGCCGCTTCAAGGTCTGCCAGCCAGGTTGCGAAGCATGAGCGGGGTATATGGCAGCGGCGTTATTGGGAGCATTTCATTCGCGATGAGCATGATTTGCACCGGCATCTCGATTATATCCATTACAACCCGGTCAAGCATGGGCTGGTTGCGAGGCCTGGTGACTGGCCTTATTCGAGCTTTCATCGGTTTGTACGGCGAGGGTATTACGCTACCGATTGGGGCGATGCGCCCGATGCCATCAATGCCGGTGAGTGA
- a CDS encoding response regulator: protein MTRTISVVIAEDDPQIAEIQRRFVERIDGFEVRGIAHSTQDAADLVEVMQPDLLLLDIQFPDGSGLSLLRRLRTENSATDVVMITAAKEVDTLTEALRWGVFDYILKPLVFDRLQQALSNYRQHRDRLLQMQSLSQQEVDGLLPRTAGTAPRATTGSLPKGIDMLTLEKIRKVFRSQPQLSLSAEQVGEKMGSSRTTARRYLEYLVGTQELTADVAYGSVGRPERQYRLPL, encoded by the coding sequence ATGACCCGGACAATAAGCGTTGTTATTGCCGAAGATGACCCACAGATCGCCGAGATACAACGTCGTTTTGTTGAGCGCATCGACGGCTTCGAGGTGCGCGGCATTGCCCACAGCACCCAGGACGCCGCGGACCTGGTGGAAGTCATGCAACCGGACCTGCTGCTGCTGGACATCCAGTTCCCCGATGGTAGCGGCCTGTCACTGCTGCGCCGCCTGCGCACCGAGAACAGCGCCACCGATGTTGTCATGATCACCGCCGCCAAGGAGGTGGACACCCTCACCGAAGCGCTGCGCTGGGGGGTGTTCGACTATATCCTAAAGCCGCTGGTGTTCGACCGGCTGCAGCAGGCCCTGAGCAACTACCGCCAGCACCGTGACCGCCTGCTGCAAATGCAAAGCCTGTCCCAGCAGGAAGTGGACGGCCTGCTGCCCCGCACCGCCGGCACCGCCCCCAGGGCCACCACAGGCAGCCTGCCCAAGGGCATTGACATGCTGACGCTGGAAAAAATCCGCAAGGTGTTTCGCAGCCAGCCGCAACTGAGCCTCAGCGCCGAACAGGTGGGCGAGAAAATGGGCTCCAGCCGCACCACGGCACGGCGTTACCTGGAATACCTGGTCGGCACCCAGGAGCTGACCGCCGACGTCGCCTACGGCAGCGTCGGCCGCCCGGAACGGCAGTATCGCCTACCCCTTTAG
- a CDS encoding ATP-binding protein → MNRFKISTRLMLMMCLLVLLQTALLGGFALSYLASSLEEQIGLRALQLASMIAQTPAVREAARAHDSVRMQTLAEELREATDASFIAVGDETGIRLAHPLPERIGLPMVGGDNIRALELGQSYISRAIGSLGPSVRGKAPIFSEEGDILGVVSVGYLTTSLEHIVLRYQRIVIGVTLALLLLSVLLAVWISRRFRSAIFGLEPHQIARLFEERNATLESVREGIIAVNTEGRITTFNQAAAATLGLSPSEPLSGRPIQDVLPDSRLPDMLVSGEPEFDRELILRGQTLIVNRIPIRDGQKVIGGVASFRRKDELDQVSRQLTQIQQYAETLRSQTHEYANKLHTIAGLIQIGASDRALEIIGQETREQQALLRWLVDSVTEPVLSGCLLGKYNRAHELGLQLLIDPDSHMGALPTHVPAERIVTLLGNLLDNAFEATLAAQGKQVQLSMTDLGSDLIFEVEDQGTGVPVAERERIFQRGVSGKSGSRGIGLHLVRQTLTQLGGEITVSETTGGGARFTAYIPKEAAV, encoded by the coding sequence ATGAACCGATTCAAAATTAGCACCCGACTGATGCTCATGATGTGCCTGCTGGTGCTGCTGCAAACGGCCCTGCTCGGCGGCTTTGCCCTGAGTTACCTGGCATCGTCGCTGGAAGAACAAATCGGTCTGCGGGCACTGCAGCTGGCGTCGATGATCGCCCAGACACCGGCGGTGCGCGAAGCCGCCCGCGCGCACGACAGCGTGCGCATGCAGACCCTGGCCGAAGAGCTGCGCGAGGCCACCGATGCAAGCTTCATTGCGGTCGGCGACGAGACGGGCATTCGCCTGGCCCACCCGCTGCCAGAGCGCATCGGCCTGCCGATGGTCGGCGGCGACAACATCCGCGCGCTGGAGCTGGGCCAGAGCTACATTTCCCGGGCAATCGGCAGCCTCGGCCCTTCGGTACGCGGCAAGGCGCCGATTTTTTCGGAGGAAGGCGATATCCTCGGCGTCGTCTCCGTGGGCTACCTCACGACCAGCCTCGAGCATATAGTGCTGCGCTACCAGCGCATCGTTATCGGTGTGACCCTGGCCCTGCTGCTGCTGTCGGTTCTGCTCGCGGTCTGGATATCGCGTCGTTTCCGTTCGGCGATTTTTGGCCTGGAACCGCACCAGATCGCGCGGCTGTTTGAAGAGCGCAACGCGACCCTGGAGTCGGTGCGCGAGGGTATCATCGCGGTCAACACCGAAGGCCGCATTACCACCTTCAACCAGGCCGCAGCCGCCACCCTGGGGCTGTCCCCGTCGGAGCCACTGAGCGGACGCCCCATACAGGATGTACTGCCGGACAGCCGCCTGCCTGACATGCTGGTCAGTGGCGAGCCCGAGTTTGACCGCGAACTGATCCTGCGCGGCCAGACCCTGATCGTGAACCGCATCCCCATCCGCGACGGTCAAAAGGTGATCGGTGGCGTGGCGAGCTTCAGGCGCAAGGATGAACTGGACCAGGTCAGCCGCCAGCTCACCCAGATACAGCAGTACGCCGAGACCCTGCGCAGCCAGACCCATGAATACGCCAACAAGCTGCACACCATTGCAGGACTCATTCAAATCGGCGCCAGTGACCGCGCACTGGAGATCATTGGCCAGGAAACCCGCGAGCAGCAGGCGCTGCTGCGCTGGCTGGTCGACTCGGTCACCGAACCGGTACTGTCCGGCTGCCTGCTGGGCAAGTACAATCGCGCCCATGAACTGGGCTTGCAGCTGCTGATAGACCCGGACAGCCATATGGGCGCCCTGCCCACCCATGTGCCGGCCGAACGCATCGTGACCCTGCTGGGTAACCTGCTGGACAATGCCTTTGAGGCGACACTGGCCGCCCAGGGCAAGCAGGTACAACTATCGATGACGGACCTGGGGTCAGACCTCATCTTTGAGGTGGAAGACCAGGGCACAGGCGTGCCCGTGGCCGAACGCGAGCGGATTTTTCAGCGTGGCGTCAGTGGCAAGTCCGGCAGCCGCGGCATCGGCCTGCACCTGGTGCGCCAGACCCTGACCCAGCTGGGCGGCGAGATCACCGTCTCTGAAACAACAGGCGGCGGCGCACGTTTTACCGCTTACATTCCCAAGGAGGCCGCAGTATGA
- the thrS gene encoding threonine--tRNA ligase: MPVITLPDASQRSFETAVTVHDVAASIGTGLAKAALAGKVNGTLVDTSYLITDDCELAIVTARDEEGVEVIRHSCAHLMAMAVQQLFPGAQVTIGPVIDNGFYYDFAYERPFTPDDLTQIEKRMQQLSKENLPVKRSLMSRDEAVAMFEKMGEKYKVQIIEAIPGDQELSFYGQGDFIDLCRGPHVPSTGHIKAFKLMKVAGAYWRGDSNNEMLHRIYGTAWGDKKDLKEYLHRLEEAEKRDHRKLGKQQDLFHLQEEAPGMVFWHPPGWILYQEIEQYMRAKQRKHGYQEIKTPQVVERSLWEKSGHWDKFSEQMFTTHSEHRDFAIKPMNCPCHVQVFNQGLRSYREMPLRLAEFGACHRNEPSGALHGIMRVRGFVQDDAHIFCSERDIQSEVASFIDFLHEVYADFGFTEVIYKLSTRPEKRVGSDASWDKAEKSLAEALDAAGLDWQELPGEGAFYGPKIEFSLKDCLGRVWQCGTIQVDFSMPGRLGAQFVNEAGERETPVMLHRAILGSFERFIGILIENYAGALPTWLAPQQVAVLNITDKQAEYSKKVAQLLEDKGFRAQADLRNEKIGFKIRERTLQKVPYLLVVGDKEVESGSLAVRTRSGEDLGTLSIEEFVALLSQDVTRKGRQN; this comes from the coding sequence ATGCCTGTTATTACACTCCCGGACGCCAGTCAGCGCAGCTTTGAAACCGCGGTTACCGTACATGACGTTGCGGCGTCCATTGGTACCGGTCTTGCCAAGGCGGCACTCGCCGGCAAGGTCAATGGTACGCTGGTTGATACCAGTTACCTGATCACTGACGACTGCGAGCTGGCCATTGTCACGGCACGGGACGAAGAGGGTGTAGAGGTTATCCGTCACTCCTGCGCGCACCTGATGGCCATGGCCGTGCAGCAGCTGTTCCCGGGTGCCCAGGTAACCATCGGGCCTGTGATCGATAACGGCTTCTATTACGATTTTGCCTACGAGCGGCCCTTTACGCCGGACGATCTGACGCAGATCGAAAAGCGCATGCAGCAGCTGTCCAAGGAAAATCTGCCGGTTAAGCGCTCGCTGATGAGCCGCGATGAAGCCGTCGCCATGTTTGAAAAAATGGGCGAAAAGTACAAGGTCCAGATCATCGAGGCCATTCCGGGCGACCAGGAGCTGTCGTTCTACGGTCAGGGCGACTTTATTGACCTGTGCCGTGGTCCCCACGTGCCCTCGACCGGGCATATCAAGGCCTTCAAGCTGATGAAGGTGGCCGGGGCCTACTGGCGCGGCGACTCGAACAACGAAATGCTGCACCGTATCTACGGTACCGCCTGGGGTGACAAGAAAGACCTGAAGGAATACCTGCACCGCCTGGAAGAGGCGGAAAAACGCGATCACCGCAAGCTCGGCAAGCAGCAGGACCTGTTTCACCTGCAGGAAGAAGCGCCGGGCATGGTGTTCTGGCACCCGCCGGGCTGGATCCTGTATCAGGAAATCGAGCAGTACATGCGCGCCAAGCAGCGCAAGCACGGCTATCAGGAAATCAAGACACCCCAGGTGGTCGAACGCTCCCTGTGGGAGAAGTCCGGTCATTGGGACAAGTTCTCCGAGCAGATGTTTACTACGCACTCGGAGCACCGCGATTTTGCGATCAAGCCGATGAACTGCCCCTGCCACGTGCAGGTGTTCAATCAGGGCTTGCGTTCGTACCGCGAAATGCCGCTGCGCCTGGCCGAGTTCGGCGCCTGTCACCGCAATGAGCCCTCCGGGGCGCTGCACGGCATCATGCGCGTACGCGGCTTCGTGCAGGACGACGCACACATCTTCTGTAGCGAGCGCGATATTCAGAGCGAAGTGGCCAGCTTTATCGACTTCCTGCACGAGGTCTATGCCGACTTTGGCTTTACCGAGGTCATTTACAAGCTGTCGACCCGCCCGGAAAAGCGTGTCGGATCCGATGCCAGCTGGGACAAGGCCGAGAAATCCCTGGCCGAAGCCCTGGATGCGGCCGGCCTCGACTGGCAGGAATTGCCGGGCGAGGGTGCCTTCTACGGACCCAAGATTGAATTTTCTTTGAAAGATTGTCTTGGCCGGGTGTGGCAGTGCGGTACTATACAGGTCGATTTCTCGATGCCGGGCCGTTTGGGTGCCCAGTTCGTGAATGAAGCGGGTGAACGAGAGACACCGGTCATGCTGCACCGTGCAATCCTCGGTTCCTTCGAGCGATTCATCGGCATCCTGATCGAGAACTACGCCGGCGCATTGCCGACCTGGTTGGCACCACAGCAGGTTGCGGTACTCAACATTACCGACAAACAGGCTGAATATAGTAAAAAAGTGGCGCAACTTCTTGAAGATAAGGGCTTCCGGGCACAAGCGGACTTGAGAAACGAGAAGATCGGCTTTAAAATCCGCGAGCGCACACTCCAGAAGGTTCCATACCTGCTGGTTGTAGGCGATAAGGAAGTAGAATCAGGTTCCCTGGCAGTGCGTACTCGCTCGGGCGAGGACCTGGGTACCTTGTCAATCGAAGAGTTCGTAGCCCTTCTGTCACAAGACGTGACCCGGAAGGGACGCCAGAATTAA
- the infC gene encoding translation initiation factor IF-3 — MGPDGSQIGIVSIKDALEAAQEAGLDLVQIADSDPIVCKVMDYGKHQYEAKKQQNLAKKKQVQMQVKEVKFRPGTEEGDYQVKLRNLVRFLEAGDKAKVTLRFRGREMAHQELGMQLMLRVEKDLEELGVVEQRPKMEGRQMTMVIAPKKKK, encoded by the coding sequence ATCGGCCCCGACGGTAGCCAGATTGGAATAGTATCGATTAAGGATGCTCTTGAGGCAGCTCAGGAAGCGGGCCTTGACCTCGTACAGATCGCAGACTCCGACCCCATCGTCTGTAAGGTGATGGATTACGGTAAGCATCAGTACGAAGCGAAGAAGCAGCAGAACCTGGCCAAGAAAAAGCAGGTTCAGATGCAGGTCAAGGAAGTGAAATTCCGTCCTGGGACGGAAGAGGGGGATTACCAGGTAAAACTGCGCAACCTGGTACGTTTCCTTGAAGCCGGAGACAAGGCGAAAGTGACCTTGAGATTTCGTGGTCGCGAGATGGCCCATCAGGAACTGGGCATGCAGCTGATGTTACGGGTCGAAAAAGACCTGGAAGAGCTGGGTGTCGTTGAACAGCGTCCGAAGATGGAAGGCCGTCAGATGACCATGGTCATTGCTCCGAAGAAGAAAAAGTAA
- the rpmI gene encoding 50S ribosomal protein L35, with amino-acid sequence MPKIKSNRGAAKRFKKTANGFKHKQSFKSHILTKKSTKRKRQLRPMLQVHAADKALVKRMLPYI; translated from the coding sequence ATGCCTAAGATCAAGTCAAACCGTGGCGCTGCCAAGCGCTTCAAGAAAACTGCCAACGGCTTCAAGCACAAGCAGTCCTTCAAAAGCCACATTCTGACCAAGAAAAGCACCAAGCGTAAGCGTCAGCTGCGTCCGATGCTGCAGGTTCATGCAGCGGACAAGGCACTCGTTAAACGCATGCTGCCGTACATCTAA
- the rplT gene encoding 50S ribosomal protein L20, translating to MARVKRGVQARRRHKKVLKQAKGYYGARSRVFRVAKQAVIKAGQYAYRDRRQRKRQFRALWIARINAAARINGMSYSRLIAGLKKASIEIDRKVLADLAVHEQGAFTAVVEKAKAALA from the coding sequence ATGGCTCGTGTAAAACGTGGTGTGCAAGCACGTCGTCGTCACAAGAAAGTATTGAAGCAGGCAAAGGGGTACTACGGTGCTCGTAGCCGTGTATTCCGTGTTGCCAAACAGGCAGTTATCAAAGCAGGTCAGTACGCGTACCGCGACCGCCGTCAACGTAAGCGTCAGTTCCGCGCTCTGTGGATTGCCCGTATCAACGCGGCAGCCCGCATCAACGGCATGTCTTACAGCCGTCTGATCGCCGGTCTGAAAAAAGCCAGCATCGAAATCGACCGTAAGGTCCTGGCCGATCTGGCTGTACACGAGCAGGGCGCGTTTACTGCTGTCGTCGAAAAAGCGAAAGCTGCTCTGGCGTAA
- the pheS gene encoding phenylalanine--tRNA ligase subunit alpha, with amino-acid sequence MENIEPLLAQGIAAVEQAASTQDLDQVRVQYLGKKGHLTQLLKGLGQLSAEERPQAGARINEAKQALQDVLNARKDSLEGAALNAKLAAETIDVTLPGRGQALGGLHPVTKTLERIEAFFANIGYSVAEGPEIEDDYHNFEALNIPAHHPARAMHDTFYFDAHTLLRTHTSPVQIRTLEEQKPPVRIICPGRVYRCDYDQTHSPMFHQVEGLLVDKNISFADLKGTLEQFLREFFEEDVKVRFRPSYFPFTEPSIEVDIDRGDGKWLEVLGCGMVHPKVFASVGIDPEEYTGFAFGMGVERLAMLRYGVNDLRLFFENDLRFLGQFN; translated from the coding sequence ATGGAAAACATTGAGCCCCTGTTGGCACAGGGCATTGCTGCCGTGGAGCAGGCTGCGAGTACTCAGGACCTGGATCAGGTCCGTGTTCAGTATCTCGGTAAGAAAGGTCATCTTACTCAGCTGCTGAAAGGGCTGGGGCAACTGTCTGCGGAAGAACGTCCGCAGGCAGGCGCACGCATCAACGAAGCCAAGCAGGCGTTGCAGGATGTTCTGAACGCGCGCAAGGATTCGCTTGAAGGCGCGGCGCTGAACGCCAAGCTGGCAGCGGAAACCATCGACGTAACCCTGCCCGGTCGCGGCCAGGCACTGGGTGGTCTGCATCCGGTCACCAAAACGCTGGAGCGCATTGAAGCCTTCTTCGCCAATATTGGCTACAGCGTGGCTGAAGGGCCTGAAATCGAAGATGACTACCACAACTTCGAGGCGCTCAACATTCCGGCGCATCACCCGGCGCGGGCGATGCACGACACCTTCTATTTCGACGCTCACACCCTGCTGCGTACCCACACGTCCCCGGTGCAGATTCGTACCCTGGAAGAGCAGAAACCGCCGGTGCGCATTATCTGCCCGGGTCGGGTGTACCGTTGCGATTACGACCAGACCCATTCGCCGATGTTTCACCAGGTAGAAGGCCTGCTGGTCGACAAGAACATCAGTTTTGCTGACCTCAAGGGCACCCTGGAACAGTTCCTGCGCGAATTCTTCGAAGAAGACGTCAAGGTGCGTTTCCGTCCGTCCTACTTCCCGTTTACCGAACCGTCGATCGAAGTCGACATTGATCGCGGTGACGGCAAGTGGCTCGAAGTGCTCGGCTGCGGCATGGTGCACCCCAAGGTTTTTGCCTCCGTGGGCATCGATCCCGAAGAATACACCGGCTTTGCATTCGGCATGGGCGTCGAGCGCCTGGCCATGCTGCGCTATGGCGTGAATGACCTGCGCCTTTTCTTCGAAAACGATCTGCGTTTCCTCGGCCAGTTTAACTGA